One genomic window of Salvelinus alpinus chromosome 17, SLU_Salpinus.1, whole genome shotgun sequence includes the following:
- the LOC139542689 gene encoding protein RCC2 homolog: MPRKKVTEVSGNGGIKRKRAGGKKKEREFSSDDEFDDYEEQENTKKPGKPAAKSGLQPVTVPDDIKEKIKLDLPKVKGQLLIFGATNWDLIGRKEVPKAQAAFRNLGQNLWGPHRYGCLNDVQVSSVVSGPCAAHSLLITTEGKLWSWGRNEKGQLGHGDTKRLEAPKLIEALADEVVVAAACGRNHTLALTEGGTAYSFGENKLGQLGQGNQTDAVLSPAPIQYNGQPLVKVACGAEFSMVVDCKGNLYSFGCPEYGQLGHNSDGKFIARAQRIEFDCETIARRVTIFIEKSKDGQVTPVPNVVVRDVACGGNHTLILDSQKRVFSWGFGGYGRLGHTEQKDEMVPRLVKLFDFPGRGASQIYTGYQCSFAVNEMGGLFFWGVTNTSRESTMYPKAVQDLCGWKVRSLACGKSSIVIAADDSTISWGPSPTFGELGYGDNKAKSSTTAQEVKSLDGVYAEQVVMGYAHSLVIARQDTPQEQEKLKKLPEYNPRTL; encoded by the exons ATGCCACGCAAGAAGGTAACTGAAGTCTCTGGAAATGGTGGGATCAAGAGGAAGAGGGCAGGAGGCAAAAAGAAGGAAAGGGAGTTCAGCAGTGATGATGAGTTTGATGATTATGAAGAGCAGGAGAACACAAAGAAACCTGGCAAGCCTGCTGCAAAGTCAGGCCTTCAACCAGTCACTGTGCCTGACGACATCAAAGAAAAAATA AAACTTGACTTACCTAAAGTCAAAGGTCAACTACTCATTTTCGGAGCCACCAACTGGGATCTCATTGGAAGGAAAGAGGTTCCGAAAGCACAAG CGGCCTTCAGGAACCTAGGCCAGAACCTGTGGGGTCCTCACCGTTACGGCTGCCTGAATGACGTGCAGGTCAGCAGTGTGGTGTCTGGGCCCTGTGCTGCCCACAGCCTCCTCATCACCACAGAGGGCAAGCTCTGGAGCTGGG GTCGAAATGAAAAGGGTCAGCTGGGTCACGGGGACACTAAGCGCCTAGAGGCCCCAAAGCTGATTGAGGCCCTCGCAGACGAGGTGGTGGTGGCTGCAGCCTGTGGACGCAACCACACCCTGGCATTGACTGAGGGTGGCACCGCCTACTCTTTTGGCGAGAACAAACTGGGTCAGCTGGGCCAGGGGAACCAAACTGATGCAGTCCTCAGTCCAGCCCCG ATCCAGTACAACGGGCAGCCTTTGGTCAAGGTGGCGTGTGGGGCAGAGTTCAGCATGGTGGTGGACTGCAAAGGGAACCTTTACTCGTTCGGATGCCCAGAGTATGGCCAGCTAG GACACAACTCTGATGGAAAGTTCATTGCCCGCGCCCAGCGCATTGAGTTTGACTGTGAGACCATTGCACGTCGCGTGACCATCTTCATCGAGAAGAGTAAGGATGGCCAGGTGACGCCCGTACCCAACGTGGTGGTTCGAGATGTCGCCTGCGGAGGCAATCACACG CTGATATTGGATTCCCAGAAGCGGGTGTTTTCCTGGGGCTTTGGTGGCTATGGGCGGCTGGGTCACACAGAGCAGAAGGACGAGATGGTGCCAAGACTGGTGAAGCTCTTTGACTTCCCCGGGCGCGGGGCATCCCAAATCTACACTGGCTACCAGTGCTCCTTCGCTGTCAATGAAATGG GGGGGCTGTTTTTCTGGGGGGTCACAAATACCTCGCGGGAATCTACCATGTACCCCAAGGCCGTGCAGGACCTGTGTGGCTGGAAGGTCCGCAGTCTGGCGTGCGGGAAAAGCAGTATCGTTATCGCTGCAGACGACAGCACCATCAGTTGGGGACCCTCCCCTACCTTTGGCGAGCTG GGTTACGGTGACAACAAGGCCAAGTCCTCCACTACTGCTCAGGAGGTTAAGAGCCTGGATGGCGTTTACGCTGAACAG GTGGTGATGGGATATGCACACTCCCTGGTCATCGCCAGACAGGACACTCCACAGGAACAAGAGAAGCTCAAGAAGCTGCCAGAGTACAACCCACGCACACTCTAA
- the LOC139542691 gene encoding large ribosomal subunit protein eL22 → MAPVKKQSTKGGKKKKQVLKFTLDCTHPVEDGIMDAANFEQFLQERIKVNGKAGNLGGGVVSIERSKSKITVSSEVPFSKRYLKYLTKKYLKKNNLRDWLRVVANTKESYELRYFQINQDEEEEEDED, encoded by the exons ATGGCTCCTGTG AAGAAGCAGAGCACCAAGGGTGGCAAGAAGAAGAAGCAGGTCCTGAAGTTCACTCTGGACTGCACCCACCCTGTTGAAGATGGCATCATGGATGCTGCCAACTTT GAGCAGTTTCTCCAGGAGCGCATCAAGGTGAATGGGAAAGCTGGCAACctgggtggtggtgtggtgtctaTTGAGAGGAGTAAGAGCAAGATCACAGTTTCCTCCGAGGTCCCCTTCTCCAAAAG ATATCTGAAATATCTGACCAAGAAGTACTTGAAGAAAAACAATCTTCGCGACTGGCTGCGTGTTGTGGCCAACACCAAGGAGAGCTACGAGCTGCGCTACTTCCAGATCaaccaggatgaggaggaggaggaagatgaggattaA
- the LOC139542690 gene encoding protein-S-isoprenylcysteine O-methyltransferase-like yields MAGKLVLEGKISIISLLLGLGVVIIPLIRTFAGHLDWVFDYLTGVRGKIAIAVYIAVINGFLLIIYKGPLYKVAVRACFLGFTFGCGLIISFSQTTWTHFGWYMCSLSFFHYSEYLVTAIINPRSLSLDSFLLNHSVEYTVAAVSSWVEFTIEKLTVPELKQLSWLSLVGLVMVLCGDFLRKSAMLTAGSNFNHIVQNEKAQSHVLVTDGVYAFFRHPSYVGWFYWSIGTQVMLCNPVCIAGYTMASWRFFRERIEEEELSLIHFFAEDYLEYKKKVGTGLPFISGIRINSS; encoded by the exons ATGGCAGGCAAGTTGGTTTTAGAGGGGAAAATAAGTATTATAAGCTTGCTTTTAGGACTGGGTGTTGTTATAATTCCCCTTATTAGAACATTCGCTGGACATCTTGACTGGGTATTCGACTATCTCACTGGAGTGAGGGGGAAAATAGCTATTGCTGTGTACATCGCTGTTATCAATGGCTTCTTGCTTATCATATACAAGGGACCTCTATATAAG GTTGCTGTGCGAGCCTGCTTCCTTGGCTTTACTTTTGGGTGTGGCTTGATCATAAGCTTTTCCCAAACCACATGGACACACTTTGGCTG GTACATGTGCTCCTTGTCTTTCTTCCACTACTCCGAGTACCTGGTGACAGCCATCATTAACCCCCGCAGCCTGTCTCTGGACTCATTCCTTCTCAACCACAGTGTGGAGTACACCGTGGCTGCTGTGTCCTCATGGGTGGAGTTCACCATAGAGAAGCTCACTGTCCCAG AGCTGAAGCAGCTGAGCTGGCTCAGCCTGGTGGGCCTGGTGATGGTGCTGTGTGGGGACTTCCTGCGTAAGTCTGCCATGCTGACGGCCGGCTCCAACTTCAACCACATCGTCCAGAACGAGAAGGCTCAGAGCCACGTGCTGGTCACGGATGGGGTCTACGCCTTCTTCAGACACCCCTCCTACGTGGGATGGTTCTACTGGAGCATTGGCACACAG GTGATGCTGTGCAACCCTGTCTGCATCGCGGGCTATACCATGGCAAGCTGGCGCTTCTTCCGTGAACGGATCGAGGAGGAGGAGCTTTCTCTCATCCATTTCTTTGCAGAGGACTACCTGGAGTACAAAAAGAAGGTGGGCACCGGCCTGCCGTTTATTTCAGGCATCCGCATCAACAGCTCCTAG